A DNA window from Tenuifilaceae bacterium CYCD contains the following coding sequences:
- a CDS encoding DNA mismatch repair protein MutS yields MIKSNKLNADRQTLTELEIFRDDKAGLNIFDLLDKTITSGGRDFLKNHFQNPYNNATDIINMQDALKTITAEPAKFEIPFTKELMDSIEVYYFSKSEVLISGNPIARFLEGLIYRIKYKDFKETALKGSKNTLHFVQEVKRYFDRLEPSNLPKILEDTYLTVNEILNEKDIKMACEIKNVQSLDFIDLITIDQWFRSTHKLKILTLLEIAYTLDAYTSMAKANKQYNMNFPEIVDSENSVLEVENLFHLFIKNPVANSLKYENGKQFMFLTGPNMAGKTTFLKSCGIAIYMAQLGMGVPAKSMKISPFNALFSSLNTTDNLSIGYSYFYSEVMRVRKAAETLQKERKVFMIFDELFKGTNIKDAFDGSMLVINGLLKWKSSLFILASHLTEISKEIDGIAKVFFRYFDSAIEKGKPVFNYKICEGKSNERLGLIILQNENIEELLTPQQ; encoded by the coding sequence ATGATTAAATCAAACAAACTCAATGCCGACAGGCAAACACTTACGGAACTGGAAATATTTCGCGACGATAAGGCGGGCTTAAATATCTTTGATTTGCTCGATAAAACAATAACATCGGGCGGTAGGGATTTTCTCAAGAATCATTTTCAGAACCCATACAACAACGCCACGGACATAATAAATATGCAGGACGCCCTTAAAACAATTACAGCCGAACCTGCAAAGTTTGAAATCCCTTTTACCAAGGAGTTGATGGATAGTATTGAGGTTTACTACTTCTCAAAAAGCGAAGTCTTAATCAGTGGAAATCCAATAGCCCGTTTTCTCGAAGGACTCATTTACAGAATAAAATATAAGGATTTCAAGGAAACAGCGCTTAAGGGATCAAAAAACACGTTGCATTTTGTGCAAGAAGTAAAAAGATATTTCGATAGATTAGAACCCAGTAATCTCCCAAAGATTCTTGAGGATACTTATTTGACAGTTAACGAAATTCTTAACGAAAAGGACATCAAAATGGCTTGCGAGATAAAGAATGTCCAATCGTTAGACTTTATCGACTTAATCACCATCGATCAATGGTTCCGTTCTACACATAAACTTAAAATACTAACTCTACTGGAAATTGCTTACACACTCGATGCCTATACATCAATGGCAAAGGCAAACAAGCAATACAACATGAATTTTCCAGAGATTGTAGATTCTGAAAATTCCGTGCTTGAAGTTGAAAATCTGTTCCATTTATTTATAAAGAATCCTGTCGCTAATAGTCTAAAATATGAAAATGGAAAACAATTCATGTTTCTTACTGGTCCCAACATGGCCGGCAAAACAACATTTCTAAAATCGTGTGGGATAGCAATCTATATGGCGCAACTTGGAATGGGAGTTCCCGCAAAATCAATGAAAATATCACCATTCAATGCACTTTTCAGTAGCCTCAACACAACCGATAACCTAAGCATTGGTTACAGCTATTTCTACAGCGAAGTAATGCGTGTTCGGAAAGCGGCAGAAACCCTACAAAAGGAAAGAAAAGTATTTATGATTTTTGATGAACTATTCAAGGGAACCAATATCAAGGATGCCTTCGATGGATCGATGCTTGTTATTAATGGACTTTTAAAGTGGAAATCGAGTTTATTTATACTGGCATCGCACCTAACCGAAATTTCAAAAGAAATTGATGGGATTGCAAAAGTATTCTTTAGATATTTCGATTCTGCTATAGAAAAAGGGAAACCTGTTTTTAACTACAAAATTTGCGAAGGGAAGTCGAACGAACGCCTAGGGTTAATAATTTTGCAGAACGAAAACATTGAAGAATTACTAACGCCTCAACAATAG
- the trmJ gene encoding tRNA (cytidine/uridine-2'-O-)-methyltransferase TrmJ produces the protein MKVSFILVEPAVPENVGAAARAIKTMGFNNLRLVNPCDHLDIKARMLAHASNDILENATVYQSLKEAITDVDFVFATSAKQRWVKLDIVPCNEIVDFINKKENTVSSIAIVFGREESGLTNEEIALCHRVSHVPLKTQYPSLNLAQSVMIYAYTLSVLNIELETNNSKTQNPDSLKALIIKVQSILNAIDLGPDKLINGRIIERITELGTEDIKLLHSLSSALISKIEKP, from the coding sequence ATGAAAGTTAGCTTTATACTGGTTGAACCGGCCGTTCCCGAGAATGTTGGAGCCGCCGCACGTGCAATAAAAACAATGGGATTCAACAATTTACGCCTTGTCAACCCTTGCGACCATTTGGATATAAAAGCCCGAATGCTCGCACACGCCTCGAACGATATTCTAGAAAATGCCACGGTTTATCAATCGTTAAAGGAAGCGATTACCGATGTTGACTTTGTTTTTGCCACATCGGCAAAGCAACGCTGGGTAAAATTGGATATAGTTCCATGCAACGAAATTGTTGACTTTATCAATAAAAAGGAGAATACCGTAAGTAGCATTGCAATCGTATTTGGTCGCGAAGAATCGGGACTAACAAACGAAGAAATAGCCCTATGCCACAGGGTTTCCCACGTTCCATTAAAAACGCAGTATCCTTCGCTAAACTTGGCTCAATCGGTAATGATTTATGCTTATACCCTATCCGTTCTAAATATTGAACTAGAAACAAACAATTCTAAAACACAAAACCCCGATAGCCTTAAAGCGCTTATTATAAAAGTACAATCAATACTCAATGCAATAGATCTAGGACCAGACAAACTCATCAACGGTAGAATAATAGAACGAATCACCGAGTTGGGCACCGAGGACATCAAACTACTCCACTCATTATCAAGCGCATTAATATCAAAAATCGAAAAACCGTAA
- a CDS encoding 6-phosphofructokinase has translation MENAVKDKPVIGILTGGGDVPGLNPAIRAITIRALREGFSVIGLRRGWAGLIEIIRDKSADNSNCFEVLTEERVNKAFRTGGTFLHTSRTNPAKVAKDTVPEHLKSKYSKAINDLTPEVIKNLAFLGIDYLIPIGGDDTLSYGVRLYQEGFKVIAIPKTMDNDVPGTDYCIGFSTCVTRTIALTDMLRTSAGSHERILVMEVFGRYAGFTAMLPTMAGVANRCVIPEFKFSVDRLTELLIDDRNHNPSKYSTMLISEGATFEGMEQMSIQGTERDAFGHAKLGGIGDIVSKQIKELSAKYNKGKTVNIISQNLGYLVRGGEPDAIDSIVPMAFGNLALDLILKGVHGRLVVLKNGRYDNMPIDVVVSQKKIVNISRYYNTDRLRPFYKSFEMQPLFIMTSE, from the coding sequence ATGGAAAATGCTGTTAAAGATAAACCTGTAATCGGTATTCTTACTGGTGGTGGAGATGTGCCAGGCTTAAATCCTGCAATTAGGGCTATTACAATTAGGGCATTACGCGAAGGTTTTAGTGTAATTGGACTTCGGCGTGGATGGGCAGGCTTAATTGAGATTATCCGCGATAAAAGTGCCGATAATAGTAACTGTTTCGAGGTGCTAACCGAGGAGCGAGTTAATAAAGCGTTTCGCACGGGAGGAACGTTTCTACATACCTCAAGAACGAATCCTGCTAAGGTGGCAAAAGATACTGTTCCTGAGCATTTAAAATCCAAGTATAGTAAAGCAATTAACGATTTAACCCCTGAGGTTATTAAAAATCTTGCGTTCCTAGGAATCGATTATCTTATACCTATTGGAGGTGATGATACGCTAAGTTATGGTGTTCGCCTTTACCAGGAGGGTTTTAAAGTGATTGCCATTCCCAAAACAATGGATAACGATGTGCCTGGCACCGATTACTGTATTGGCTTTAGCACGTGCGTTACACGTACCATTGCACTAACCGATATGCTCAGGACATCGGCCGGATCGCATGAGAGAATTTTGGTGATGGAGGTTTTTGGTCGATATGCTGGTTTTACAGCAATGTTGCCAACTATGGCTGGAGTGGCTAACCGTTGCGTAATCCCTGAATTCAAATTCAGCGTGGATCGATTAACCGAGTTGCTTATAGACGATAGGAACCATAATCCCAGTAAGTATTCTACGATGTTAATCTCAGAAGGTGCAACATTTGAAGGAATGGAACAAATGTCAATTCAGGGAACTGAGCGCGATGCGTTTGGTCATGCAAAGTTGGGTGGAATTGGCGATATTGTTTCCAAGCAAATCAAGGAACTATCAGCAAAATATAATAAAGGCAAAACCGTAAATATTATTAGCCAGAATTTGGGCTATTTGGTTCGAGGGGGAGAGCCTGATGCTATAGACTCTATTGTTCCCATGGCATTCGGTAATCTTGCTTTGGATTTAATTCTAAAGGGAGTGCATGGTAGATTGGTGGTTTTAAAGAATGGCCGTTACGATAATATGCCTATCGATGTGGTGGTTAGTCAGAAAAAAATTGTAAATATTTCTAGATATTACAATACTGATAGGCTACGTCCTTTTTATAAGAGTTTTGAGATGCAGCCATTGTTTATAATGACTAGCGAATAG
- the yyaL gene encoding thioredoxin encodes MPKTFSIMLNEPNSLINEVSPYLLQHSYNPVKWYAWNDETLEIARKENKMLLISIGYSSCHWCHVMEKESFIDFDVAEIMNRNYICIKVDREERPDIDQIYINAVQIITRRGGWPLNCFALPDGRPIYGGTYFPKDQWKNILESLQETWINEPEKVKEVAEELAQGISNSEIINRKTPVESLNIKESLNNSIHEILPALDFRNGGTAGAPKFPMPGFLKLLLKYSFHSSNAEITKFVDITLGKVANGGIYDHIGGGFFRYAVDEKWHVPHFEKMLYDNAQLVELYSLAYRVNPNPLYKKIVEETVNFLEHELQSPNGGFYNSLDADSNGQEGEFYTWRKDEIEKILEYDSELFCSALGVTPVGNWENTNILRRCITNEQLEAIFNLPSQEIDYRLNRSIIKLRNERNKHILPLVDDKIITSWNGLLISALAQAYISFSNKQYLELALLANSYIENNHFVDGALKRISCKEKVYTDPFLDDYSNYINALIILYNATLNKEWINKADALLQKAISDFWDSNSGMFFYTPSNNKLIARKMELIDGVIPSANAQMATNLLQLAGILQNENYKSLSTQMLANIAENISSSGLFVYAWVEQFLAKSLPLILVKTFKNDIEDINKIQCNTIYPNIIFEKIDGELKPEIQVCYGNSCQEPETDTNLIIDRINRIKLNS; translated from the coding sequence ATGCCTAAAACGTTTTCAATCATGCTAAACGAACCCAATAGCCTTATTAACGAGGTAAGCCCATACTTGCTACAGCACTCGTACAACCCAGTTAAATGGTATGCTTGGAACGATGAAACACTCGAAATTGCAAGAAAAGAAAATAAAATGCTGCTTATAAGCATAGGCTATAGCAGTTGCCATTGGTGCCATGTCATGGAAAAGGAATCGTTTATCGATTTTGATGTGGCGGAAATAATGAATCGCAACTACATCTGTATTAAAGTAGATAGGGAGGAACGTCCGGACATTGATCAAATTTACATAAATGCCGTTCAAATAATAACCCGCCGAGGCGGTTGGCCTCTTAATTGCTTCGCATTACCCGATGGTAGGCCTATTTATGGAGGAACATACTTCCCAAAGGATCAGTGGAAAAATATTCTTGAGAGCCTTCAAGAAACATGGATTAACGAACCAGAAAAGGTAAAAGAAGTCGCCGAAGAACTAGCACAAGGTATCTCAAATTCTGAAATCATAAATAGAAAAACACCTGTAGAATCGCTAAATATCAAAGAATCGCTAAATAATAGTATTCATGAAATTCTTCCCGCACTCGATTTTAGAAACGGAGGAACAGCAGGTGCACCAAAATTTCCTATGCCTGGATTTCTGAAACTTCTTCTTAAATATTCGTTTCATTCATCCAATGCCGAAATTACCAAATTCGTTGATATTACACTGGGTAAAGTTGCGAATGGAGGCATTTACGACCATATTGGTGGAGGCTTTTTCAGGTACGCGGTAGACGAGAAATGGCATGTTCCCCATTTCGAGAAAATGCTTTACGACAATGCTCAACTTGTTGAACTATACTCACTGGCCTATCGGGTTAATCCAAATCCCCTATACAAAAAAATAGTTGAAGAAACCGTTAACTTCTTAGAACATGAATTGCAATCGCCCAATGGTGGATTCTATAATTCGCTCGATGCAGACAGCAATGGACAGGAAGGCGAATTCTACACATGGCGCAAGGATGAAATAGAGAAAATCCTTGAATACGACTCGGAGCTGTTTTGTTCGGCACTTGGTGTTACTCCTGTTGGAAATTGGGAAAACACAAATATTCTGAGGCGTTGTATCACTAACGAACAGCTAGAGGCAATTTTTAATCTGCCATCGCAAGAAATCGACTACAGGCTAAACCGAAGTATTATAAAACTTAGGAACGAAAGGAACAAACATATACTACCATTGGTCGATGACAAAATTATCACCTCGTGGAACGGGCTACTAATATCGGCTCTTGCCCAAGCGTATATAAGTTTTAGCAATAAACAATATTTAGAACTAGCCCTATTGGCAAACAGCTATATCGAAAATAATCATTTTGTTGATGGCGCTTTAAAGCGAATATCGTGCAAGGAAAAAGTATATACCGATCCCTTTTTGGACGATTATTCCAACTATATCAACGCCCTTATAATACTTTACAACGCAACGCTTAACAAAGAGTGGATTAATAAAGCAGATGCATTGCTTCAAAAAGCGATTTCTGATTTTTGGGATAGCAATTCTGGAATGTTTTTCTATACCCCATCAAACAATAAATTAATTGCCCGAAAAATGGAACTAATCGATGGTGTAATTCCATCGGCAAATGCGCAAATGGCCACAAATTTATTACAGTTGGCCGGAATTTTACAGAATGAAAACTATAAAAGCCTGTCCACCCAGATGCTTGCAAACATTGCCGAAAACATTAGCAGCAGCGGGCTATTTGTTTACGCTTGGGTTGAACAATTTTTGGCAAAATCACTTCCCCTAATTCTTGTAAAAACATTTAAAAATGATATTGAAGACATAAATAAAATCCAGTGTAACACGATATACCCCAATATTATTTTTGAAAAAATTGATGGCGAACTTAAACCTGAAATTCAGGTTTGCTATGGCAATTCCTGTCAAGAACCAGAAACGGATACTAACTTAATAATCGATCGAATCAACCGAATAAAATTGAATAGCTAG
- a CDS encoding branched chain amino acid aminotransferase, producing the protein MTNSMNTNVQYFIKNGDLVPINLFCNDLIEGHKIIYEVIRVIESTPIFLTDHINRLAQSIKLASLPPSNYDLIRTSIKQLLQKNPISQQNIKVVVCYKSEKDTPIFTAYFIPSKYPNQSEKINGIEVRTIRATRVNPEVKAENKSLRACADEVIANTGCYEVLMINDSCNITEGSRSNVFFVKNGKLITAPSSVVLGGITRIKILEICSRQGIEVIPECISISQISGIDGGFISGTSPGVLTISRIDNIKLNVNIDLIKQINAEYETLITNEIQSWKSNQ; encoded by the coding sequence ATGACAAACTCAATGAATACCAATGTACAATATTTTATTAAGAATGGAGATCTAGTACCTATCAATCTTTTTTGCAATGATTTAATTGAAGGCCACAAAATTATTTACGAGGTTATTAGAGTCATAGAATCGACACCCATTTTTCTTACTGATCATATAAACCGATTGGCACAATCAATAAAACTAGCAAGTCTTCCTCCTTCAAATTATGATCTAATTAGAACCTCCATAAAACAACTGCTACAGAAAAACCCTATCTCCCAGCAAAACATTAAGGTTGTAGTGTGCTACAAATCCGAGAAAGATACGCCAATTTTCACAGCATACTTTATACCATCAAAATACCCAAATCAATCCGAAAAGATAAATGGAATTGAGGTGCGGACAATTCGTGCAACAAGAGTAAATCCAGAGGTTAAAGCCGAAAATAAATCGTTAAGGGCATGTGCCGATGAGGTAATAGCTAATACTGGATGTTACGAGGTTTTAATGATTAACGATTCATGCAACATTACCGAGGGTAGCCGATCGAATGTATTCTTTGTAAAAAATGGCAAATTAATAACTGCGCCATCATCGGTAGTTTTGGGCGGAATAACTAGAATCAAAATTTTAGAAATCTGTTCAAGGCAAGGTATTGAGGTCATCCCAGAGTGCATAAGCATATCTCAAATATCCGGAATTGATGGTGGTTTTATATCCGGAACATCACCCGGTGTATTAACAATAAGCAGGATTGATAATATTAAACTTAACGTTAATATCGATTTGATAAAGCAAATCAATGCTGAATATGAGACGTTAATTACGAACGAAATTCAGAGCTGGAAATCGAATCAATAA
- a CDS encoding amidohydrolase, translating to MRVSVIQSSIEWENPEKNLQIFEVKIAEIAPQSDIVLLPEMFTTGFSMKPEEMAEQYPGRTVSWMRKMAIENKTAIAGSHIAQENGNFYNRMIFINADGSHTCYDKRHLFRMANEDQHYEAGNKRVVVHYAGWRILLLVCYDLRFPVWSRNQNDYDLILLVANFPERRRNAWNTLLSARAIENQCYVAACNIVGTDGNGINYSGDSQIIDPLGQIIASATPGKEETINATLSLDSLISIRDKFPAHLDADKFEIL from the coding sequence ATGAGAGTTTCAGTAATCCAATCATCTATAGAATGGGAAAATCCCGAAAAGAATCTGCAGATTTTTGAAGTAAAAATCGCTGAAATTGCACCGCAAAGCGACATAGTCCTATTACCCGAAATGTTTACCACCGGATTTAGTATGAAGCCAGAGGAGATGGCAGAGCAGTACCCCGGAAGAACTGTTAGTTGGATGCGTAAAATGGCTATCGAAAACAAAACAGCCATTGCAGGAAGCCATATTGCCCAAGAAAATGGGAACTTTTACAATAGAATGATTTTTATAAATGCCGATGGATCACACACCTGTTACGACAAGCGCCATCTGTTTAGAATGGCAAATGAGGATCAACACTACGAGGCTGGCAACAAACGCGTAGTAGTCCATTATGCAGGATGGCGAATTCTCCTTTTGGTTTGCTACGATTTGCGATTTCCGGTATGGAGCCGGAATCAGAACGACTACGATTTAATTCTACTAGTAGCAAACTTCCCAGAGCGCAGACGTAATGCATGGAACACACTCCTATCGGCAAGAGCAATTGAGAATCAATGCTATGTGGCAGCTTGCAATATTGTTGGTACCGATGGTAACGGAATAAACTACTCCGGCGATTCTCAGATTATTGATCCGCTAGGGCAAATCATTGCTAGCGCAACTCCCGGAAAAGAAGAAACTATAAACGCCACATTATCGTTGGATAGCCTGATAAGTATTCGCGATAAATTTCCAGCACATCTTGATGCCGATAAATTTGAAATACTATGA